Proteins encoded in a region of the Longimicrobium sp. genome:
- a CDS encoding aminotransferase class V-fold PLP-dependent enzyme: MDTFARPAAPPIDVRALREAEFPFIGSAPYLNAASAGPLPERARRAVDAYNRRRAGVHELTADDFEPTLQRARAAAARLIGADAGEIALLPNTSYGINLAAHTLPVARGQRIVVSALEFPANVYPWLRLERAGAAKVEIVPADPLGRPDEARIFAALDQGDVGIFALSAVQFATGWSADLAKFGSFCAERGIFFVVDAIQSLGQVPTDVRAAGVDVLAAGGHKWLCAPFGTGFAYVRRELLPRLDPTVVGWTAVRASADLAEVCGYRWEPWDDARKFEVSTQPWQDYAGFAESVELLLEVGIERIRAHVLGLLNPLVGWLQGESGWEIVSGLEPARRSGVFAFRPQGPRAAFRALRRAGVGCVLREGAVRLSPHLYNTPDDVAAVMDVLASPERW, translated from the coding sequence TTGGACACCTTCGCCCGACCCGCCGCCCCGCCGATCGACGTGCGCGCGCTCCGCGAGGCGGAGTTCCCCTTCATCGGGAGCGCGCCGTACCTGAACGCCGCTTCCGCGGGGCCGCTGCCGGAGCGGGCGCGGCGCGCGGTGGACGCCTACAACCGGCGCCGCGCCGGCGTCCACGAGCTCACCGCCGACGACTTCGAGCCCACCCTCCAGCGCGCCCGCGCGGCCGCCGCCCGGCTGATCGGCGCGGACGCCGGCGAGATCGCGCTGCTCCCCAACACCAGCTACGGGATCAACCTGGCCGCGCACACGCTGCCGGTCGCGCGCGGCCAGCGCATCGTCGTGAGCGCCCTGGAGTTCCCCGCGAACGTCTACCCGTGGCTGCGCCTGGAGCGCGCTGGCGCGGCGAAGGTGGAGATCGTCCCGGCGGACCCGCTCGGGCGGCCGGACGAGGCGCGGATCTTCGCGGCGCTCGACCAGGGGGACGTCGGCATCTTCGCCCTCTCGGCCGTGCAGTTCGCCACCGGGTGGAGCGCCGACCTGGCGAAGTTCGGGAGCTTCTGCGCGGAGCGCGGCATCTTCTTCGTGGTCGACGCCATCCAGTCGCTCGGGCAGGTGCCCACCGACGTGCGCGCGGCCGGGGTCGACGTCCTGGCCGCGGGCGGGCACAAGTGGCTCTGCGCGCCGTTCGGCACCGGGTTCGCCTACGTGCGCCGCGAGCTCCTGCCGCGCCTGGACCCCACCGTGGTCGGCTGGACGGCGGTGCGCGCCTCCGCCGACCTGGCCGAGGTGTGCGGCTACCGCTGGGAGCCGTGGGACGACGCGCGGAAGTTCGAGGTCTCCACCCAGCCGTGGCAGGACTACGCCGGCTTCGCCGAGTCCGTCGAGCTGCTCCTCGAAGTCGGAATCGAGCGCATCCGCGCCCACGTGCTGGGGCTCCTCAATCCGCTGGTCGGCTGGCTTCAGGGCGAAAGTGGCTGGGAGATCGTGAGCGGCCTGGAGCCGGCGCGGCGCTCGGGCGTCTTCGCCTTCCGCCCGCAGGGGCCGCGCGCCGCCTTCCGCGCGCTGCGGCGGGCGGGCGTCGGCTGCGTGCTGCGCGAGGGCGCCGTCCGGCTCTCGCCCCACCTGTACAACACCCCCGACGACGTCGCGGCCGTGATGGACGTGCTGGCGAGCCCGGAGCGATGGTGA